Below is a genomic region from Flammeovirgaceae bacterium SG7u.111.
TTTATTAGTCACATTTTGGTTTACCCACTCCTCAATAACCAATGAAACGGACAGGCAAAAAGAAATTCATTGGATAACAAAACGAACATTATATGGGGAGAAGTTGTCTCTCAAACTGAAAGATGGGACACTTGTAAAGCTTAATTCGGAGAGTAGCTTAAGGTTTCCACAAGAATTTGCAGATACTAGAGAGGTCTATCTTGAAGGAGAGGCATTTTTTGAGGTTAAACGAAATACTAGCACTCCTTTTATAATTCATACAGGAGAGGTGGATACAAAGGTGCTGGGGACAAGTTTTAATGTGGATTTTGATACCAAAGAAAACAATGTGAATGTCTCAGTACTAGAAGGGAAAGTATCGGTAAGCAAAAAGGAAAATGAACTGTCGGTGATTCTTACTCCAAACCAAATGGCAGTTAGTGATAGCTCAAATACATTGCGGAAAATCAGTTATGTCGATATAAATGAAATTATAGCGTGGAAAGATGGCGTCCTCTTGTTCAATGAAGCTAGCTTTTCTGAGGTAATAGTATCGCTTGAAAAGTGGTATGGAGTAAAGTTCATTAATGAAAAAAAACTGACAAGCTCAGCACGGTTTACAGGAAGGTTTGAGAATAATGAAAGCTTAGAGATTGTACTAATGGGTTTGGAGATGCATTACCCAAAGCTTGGGTTTAAGATAAATGGAAAGAATATTTTATTAACCAAAAAGTGAAAATGAAAGAAAAAGTACAAGAAAACACCAGTTAAAAAAGCTGGGAGTCTCATGTGTGTGAAACCCTCCCAGCTCTATGCTCAGCAACGCAATTTTGGGTGGTACTAAAAAAGGCGAAACCTGAGCTGTGGAATAGTAAGCAAATATTATTTACTAAAACCCCTTAAAAATATGAAATTGAAACTACTAAGACAAATTACTATTATGTCTAGAAACTTACTGTTTGGCATTATTGCCCAAGCTTTCCTCTGTAGTTTTTTAATGGCTAACGATGGAAAAGCCCAATCAGAAAAAAGTAGCATTTTTGAAATAGAAATAGAAATGTATGCTAAGAATGTCTCACTTAAAAAAGCGTTGTCTGAAATTGAGAACAAAACAGATTTTAGCTTTTCTTACACCGATCGATCTCTTAACAAGAAAAAAGAAGTTAGCCTGGAAGGAGGGAATAAGACCTTGGCTAAGTTATTAGGGTCAATTTCCAAGCAGACAGGCTTAAAATTCACCCGAATTAATAATAACATTCACATATCAAAGTCTGCCCTAGTTGGAAAGGATGTGGAGCTTGAAAAAGTTGTCAATGAAGCAATGCAGGTGAATATTAAAGGTAAGATTACTTCTGGTGAAGATAACCTGCCTCTGCCAGGGGTAAGTATCCTCATAAAAGGAACTACCATAGGCACCACCTCTAACATAGACGGCGAGTATAGTCTCAATGCCCCTACAAATTCTGTCCTGCAGTTTAGCTATATTGGCTTTCTAACTCAGGAAGTAACTGTAGGATCTCAAAATACAATAAA
It encodes:
- a CDS encoding FecR domain-containing protein — translated: MHNYNNYSSKDFIQDEQFKRWVLNPTSQLDAKWAAIIEKYPYQLEAINIAKNTILSLNFQQVKAPSNVKERIWEEVMASQHETNIIANERKENKKAKKSILRPLGVAASFLLLVTFWFTHSSITNETDRQKEIHWITKRTLYGEKLSLKLKDGTLVKLNSESSLRFPQEFADTREVYLEGEAFFEVKRNTSTPFIIHTGEVDTKVLGTSFNVDFDTKENNVNVSVLEGKVSVSKKENELSVILTPNQMAVSDSSNTLRKISYVDINEIIAWKDGVLLFNEASFSEVIVSLEKWYGVKFINEKKLTSSARFTGRFENNESLEIVLMGLEMHYPKLGFKINGKNILLTKK